Proteins encoded in a region of the Haloarcula sp. CBA1129 genome:
- a CDS encoding ribonuclease R family protein: MTTEDAQAAAGTAEGQGPVEIDPEMARHLENKREELFEKFGIPDEFPPEVLEEAKERTQGVQAEIEDEVDERRDLREMTTWTTDPIDAQDFDDAISIEEREDEIVLWVHIADVTHYVNPDTKMWEQAVERGNTVYLPAYTVHMLPPVLAETVCSLVPNEDRLAHTVEMHLDKENLGYEEIDIYKSVIRSDARLTYTEAERLLDEPETAADVLEDQSVDLAEKTERVWELADAMHEQRKEEGSLVLNPARDRAHTIIEECMLKANKAVTHELMWDRGVEAMYRVHPQPSPDEWDEALVEIQDLDGVSIPGDAWDDPRKAVNATLEQAPGRQLDKIQWAVMKVMPRAKYMNDPFGGHHALNFEIYGHFTSPIRRLSDLINHWIVYTNDVPEDLIALCDRASDRQKDAEQCEREYKNFLQEVGLDPSAVNNRGIEVVENPDDGDEDEDADADTADAAVEE, from the coding sequence ATGACTACAGAGGACGCACAGGCGGCCGCCGGGACCGCCGAAGGGCAGGGTCCCGTCGAGATCGACCCGGAGATGGCGCGACATCTGGAGAACAAACGCGAGGAACTGTTCGAGAAGTTCGGCATCCCCGACGAGTTCCCGCCCGAGGTACTGGAGGAAGCCAAAGAGCGCACACAGGGCGTTCAGGCCGAAATCGAGGACGAGGTCGACGAGCGGCGGGACCTCCGGGAGATGACGACATGGACGACCGACCCCATCGACGCACAGGACTTCGACGACGCCATCTCCATCGAGGAACGCGAGGACGAGATCGTCCTCTGGGTCCACATCGCCGACGTGACCCACTACGTCAACCCCGACACGAAGATGTGGGAACAGGCCGTCGAGCGCGGGAACACGGTGTATCTCCCGGCCTACACCGTCCACATGCTGCCGCCCGTCCTCGCCGAGACCGTCTGTTCGCTGGTCCCCAACGAGGACCGCTTGGCCCACACCGTCGAGATGCACCTCGACAAGGAGAACCTCGGCTACGAGGAGATCGACATCTACAAGTCCGTCATCCGCAGCGACGCCCGGCTGACCTACACCGAGGCCGAGCGCCTGCTGGACGAGCCAGAGACCGCAGCGGACGTACTGGAAGACCAGAGCGTCGACCTCGCGGAGAAGACCGAGCGCGTCTGGGAACTCGCCGACGCGATGCACGAACAGCGCAAGGAGGAGGGCTCACTCGTCCTCAATCCCGCCCGAGACCGCGCCCACACCATCATCGAGGAGTGCATGCTGAAGGCGAACAAGGCCGTCACGCACGAACTCATGTGGGATCGCGGCGTCGAGGCGATGTACCGCGTCCACCCCCAGCCGAGCCCCGACGAGTGGGACGAAGCGCTGGTCGAGATTCAGGACCTCGACGGCGTCTCCATTCCCGGCGACGCTTGGGACGACCCGCGGAAGGCCGTCAACGCCACCCTCGAACAGGCTCCGGGTCGCCAACTCGACAAGATCCAGTGGGCCGTGATGAAGGTGATGCCCCGCGCGAAGTACATGAACGACCCCTTCGGCGGCCACCACGCCCTGAACTTCGAGATTTACGGGCACTTCACCTCGCCGATTCGCCGCCTCTCGGACCTCATCAACCACTGGATCGTCTACACCAACGACGTGCCAGAGGACCTCATCGCGCTCTGTGACCGGGCCAGCGACCGCCAGAAGGACGCCGAGCAGTGCGAACGCGAGTACAAGAACTTCCTGCAGGAGGTCGGTCTGGACCCGTCGGCGGTCAACAACCGCGGCATCGAAGTGGTGGAGAATCCTGACGACGGTGACGAAGATGAGGACGCGGACGCCGATACCGCCGACGCAGCGGTCGAAGAGTAA
- a CDS encoding 50S ribosomal protein L15e yields the protein MARSAYSYIRDAWKNPGDGKLAELQWQRQQDWRDEGAVERIERPTRLDKARSQGYKAKQGVIVARVSVRKGSARKRRHKAGRRSKRQGVTRITRRKDIQRVAEERASRTFPNLRVLNSYSVGQDGRQKWHEIILIDPNHPAIQNDDDLSWICADDQADRVFRGLTGAGRRNRGLGGKGKGSEKTRPSLRSNGGKGK from the coding sequence ATGGCACGAAGCGCATATTCGTACATTCGAGACGCTTGGAAGAACCCAGGTGACGGAAAGCTCGCAGAACTACAGTGGCAGCGCCAGCAGGACTGGCGCGACGAAGGGGCCGTCGAGCGCATCGAGCGCCCGACCCGCCTCGACAAGGCCCGCTCGCAGGGCTACAAGGCGAAACAGGGCGTCATCGTCGCTCGCGTCTCCGTCCGCAAGGGCAGTGCTCGCAAGCGCCGACACAAGGCCGGCCGCCGCTCCAAGCGCCAAGGCGTCACGCGCATCACCCGCCGGAAGGACATCCAGCGCGTCGCCGAGGAACGCGCCTCCCGCACCTTCCCGAACCTGCGCGTGCTCAACAGCTACTCCGTCGGTCAGGACGGCCGCCAGAAGTGGCACGAAATCATCCTCATCGACCCGAACCACCCGGCCATCCAGAACGACGACGACCTGTCGTGGATCTGTGCCGACGATCAGGCCGACCGCGTCTTCCGCGGTCTGACCGGTGCCGGCCGTCGCAACCGCGGCCTCGGCGGCAAGGGCAAGGGCAGTGAGAAGACCCGGCCGTCGCTGCGCAGCAACGGCGGCAAGGGCAAGTAA
- a CDS encoding DUF6432 family protein, whose translation MRAKPEYRDRDDTEVAVLDALADRRDEGMTVFELRSRTEENIDRIEDALASLKADGLIEVEDNGERTVILPGEGVVGESLPDEDESILDQIRKRLPL comes from the coding sequence ATGAGAGCGAAGCCGGAGTATCGCGACCGCGACGATACAGAGGTTGCGGTGCTCGATGCGCTCGCTGACCGCCGCGATGAGGGGATGACCGTCTTCGAGCTTCGGTCGCGGACGGAGGAGAACATCGACCGCATTGAGGACGCGCTTGCATCTCTCAAAGCAGACGGCCTCATCGAGGTCGAGGACAACGGGGAGCGGACCGTCATTCTGCCAGGGGAGGGCGTGGTCGGTGAATCGCTGCCGGACGAAGACGAGTCGATTCTCGACCAGATCCGCAAGCGGCTCCCGTTGTAG
- a CDS encoding MBL fold metallo-hydrolase, which yields MAEDYPDPPTDPPSLSAAALQTKLDAGEPLRLLDVRDRDEYEQWRIRGGSVTATQLPFTKFLQAKVTGEVDDVVADVAGTGPITVVCGRGEASAFVAGLLTEHGIEAQNLSDGMEGWARLYETREIACDAAAVLQYRRPSSGCLGYMIISDGSAAVVDPLRAFTDRYVAEAADHNASLTHAIDTHVHADHVSGVRRLAEETDAEPILSERAVARGVDDVTALADGDSLRVGSVTLETVPLPGHTTGMTGFTVDDVLLAGDSVFLDSVARPDLEAGADGARDLARDLHRTLTDRLAVLPDETLVAPGHYSESTTPAADDTFTATLGTLRDRLPAFEMECEAFVEYVCDDIPPRPANFERVIAINLGTETADDDTAFELELGPNNCAAAPSDAA from the coding sequence ATGGCCGAGGACTACCCCGACCCGCCGACAGACCCGCCCTCGCTGTCGGCAGCGGCGCTGCAGACGAAACTGGACGCCGGCGAACCGCTCCGATTGCTCGACGTTCGCGACCGCGACGAGTACGAGCAGTGGCGGATTCGTGGCGGATCGGTGACGGCGACACAGCTCCCCTTTACGAAGTTCCTCCAAGCGAAGGTGACCGGCGAAGTGGACGACGTTGTCGCCGATGTCGCCGGCACCGGCCCGATAACGGTCGTCTGTGGCCGTGGCGAGGCCAGCGCCTTCGTCGCCGGCCTGCTGACTGAACACGGCATCGAGGCGCAGAACCTCAGCGACGGCATGGAAGGATGGGCACGGCTCTACGAGACCCGCGAGATTGCCTGCGACGCCGCCGCCGTCCTCCAGTACCGCCGTCCGTCGTCGGGTTGTCTCGGGTACATGATTATCAGCGACGGCTCGGCCGCCGTCGTCGACCCGCTCCGAGCGTTTACCGACCGGTACGTCGCCGAAGCCGCTGACCACAACGCTTCGCTCACCCATGCCATCGACACGCATGTCCACGCCGACCACGTCAGCGGCGTCCGCCGCCTCGCCGAAGAAACCGATGCCGAACCGATCCTTTCCGAGCGGGCAGTCGCCCGCGGCGTCGACGACGTGACTGCACTGGCCGACGGCGACTCGCTACGGGTCGGCTCGGTCACGCTCGAAACCGTACCCCTTCCCGGGCACACGACCGGTATGACCGGCTTCACCGTCGACGACGTGCTCTTGGCCGGCGACAGCGTCTTCCTCGACAGCGTCGCCCGCCCGGACCTCGAAGCCGGAGCCGACGGCGCTCGCGACCTCGCCCGCGACCTCCATCGCACGCTGACCGACCGACTCGCAGTGCTCCCCGATGAGACACTCGTCGCCCCGGGCCACTACAGCGAGTCGACCACGCCGGCGGCCGACGACACGTTCACGGCCACTCTCGGCACTCTCCGCGACCGACTCCCAGCATTCGAGATGGAGTGCGAGGCGTTCGTCGAGTACGTCTGTGACGACATCCCGCCACGCCCCGCAAACTTCGAGCGGGTTATCGCCATCAACCTCGGAACGGAGACAGCCGACGACGACACCGCGTTCGAACTCGAACTCGGCCCGAACAACTGCGCGGCCGCACCGTCGGACGCGGCGTGA
- a CDS encoding Brp/Blh family beta-carotene 15,15'-dioxygenase, producing the protein MSYRTAVEPSVRYRVALAPGWVASLAVVVPFLAGVSIPPALQYAPLVVSAVLLGLPHGAVDHLAVARTRGERPDWRAIGRVFALYGVVGGVYAVVWFLAPAAAFVLFIAVTWFHWGQGDLYALVALADADHLRSLPQRVGTVLVRGGLPMLVPLLAFPDWYRRVATDLVSLFAPDAAAAIGWAFRTDVRTALAVAYGALVVATLAVGFARADARRPWLLDAGETLGLLVYFALVPPVLAIGVYFCLWHSLRHVARLLLVDDDATAALENRDPTAALARFARDAAPLTAASLALLGGLYFLVPNPPGSVPEWVALYLVFIAVVTLPHVVVVSIMDREQGVWV; encoded by the coding sequence GTGAGCTACCGCACCGCCGTCGAACCGTCGGTTCGCTACCGGGTGGCACTGGCTCCCGGCTGGGTCGCCAGCCTCGCCGTCGTCGTTCCGTTCCTCGCCGGGGTTTCGATACCGCCCGCGCTCCAGTACGCTCCACTAGTGGTCAGTGCCGTCCTGCTTGGCCTCCCCCACGGTGCGGTCGATCACCTCGCGGTCGCACGCACCCGCGGCGAGCGACCGGACTGGCGGGCTATCGGCCGCGTGTTCGCGCTCTACGGCGTCGTCGGCGGGGTCTACGCCGTTGTCTGGTTCCTCGCGCCCGCCGCGGCCTTTGTCCTGTTTATTGCGGTGACGTGGTTCCACTGGGGGCAGGGCGACCTGTACGCGCTGGTCGCGCTGGCCGACGCCGACCACCTCCGGTCGCTTCCGCAGCGAGTCGGCACCGTCCTCGTCCGCGGCGGCCTGCCGATGCTCGTCCCGCTGCTCGCGTTCCCGGACTGGTACCGCCGCGTCGCGACGGACCTCGTCTCGCTGTTTGCGCCCGACGCCGCGGCGGCTATCGGCTGGGCGTTCCGGACTGACGTGCGAACCGCACTTGCTGTCGCCTACGGTGCGCTCGTCGTAGCGACGCTGGCCGTCGGGTTCGCCCGCGCCGACGCCCGCCGACCGTGGCTGCTCGACGCTGGCGAGACGCTGGGCCTGCTCGTCTACTTCGCCCTCGTCCCGCCGGTGCTGGCCATCGGCGTGTACTTCTGTCTGTGGCACTCGCTGCGCCACGTCGCTCGCCTCCTGCTCGTCGACGACGACGCCACTGCCGCACTCGAAAACCGCGACCCGACAGCCGCACTGGCGCGGTTTGCCCGCGACGCCGCACCGCTGACCGCCGCCTCGCTCGCCCTGCTCGGCGGGCTGTACTTTCTGGTCCCGAACCCGCCGGGGTCCGTTCCGGAGTGGGTCGCCCTGTATCTGGTGTTCATCGCTGTCGTCACGCTGCCCCACGTCGTCGTCGTCAGCATCATGGACCGCGAACAGGGCGTCTGGGTGTAG
- a CDS encoding phytoene/squalene synthase family protein, with translation MHSDNIQTSKSIQQETGRTFHLATRLLPERIRHPTYVMYAFFRVADEVVDQTDGPPPTVQHEQLEVIREAALGNIDPKETDHEAVMAAFQDLAARHDISEETINVFIDAMEMDIAQARYETFEDLREYMGGSAVAVGHMMTEVMDPPQKEEALPHATALAEAFQLSNFLRDVREDIHNYGRVYLPQETLERHGVTEQQLADAEVDDAFRAVMQEELARTDELYREGVAGIRYLPEDCQFGVLLAAVLYADHHRLIRDRGYDVLTETPDLTRRRRLWLLARTWWHWRRNGDPEATFYTVSAVSERGPGETPTDAHSHGQPTWRG, from the coding sequence ATGCACTCCGATAACATCCAAACCAGCAAATCGATACAGCAGGAGACCGGACGGACGTTCCACCTCGCGACGCGGCTGCTTCCGGAGCGCATCCGCCACCCGACGTACGTCATGTACGCGTTCTTCCGGGTCGCGGACGAGGTCGTCGACCAGACGGACGGGCCACCGCCGACCGTCCAGCACGAGCAACTGGAAGTAATTCGTGAGGCCGCGCTCGGGAACATCGACCCGAAAGAAACCGACCACGAGGCTGTCATGGCGGCGTTTCAGGACTTGGCTGCCCGACACGACATCTCTGAGGAGACGATCAACGTCTTCATCGACGCGATGGAGATGGACATCGCACAGGCCCGCTACGAGACGTTTGAGGACCTCCGTGAGTACATGGGCGGCTCCGCTGTCGCCGTCGGCCACATGATGACTGAGGTGATGGACCCACCACAGAAAGAGGAGGCCCTGCCCCACGCGACGGCGCTGGCCGAGGCCTTCCAGCTCTCGAACTTCCTGCGGGACGTGCGCGAGGATATCCACAACTACGGGCGGGTGTATCTCCCACAGGAGACGCTGGAGCGCCACGGCGTCACCGAACAGCAACTGGCCGACGCCGAGGTTGACGACGCTTTCCGCGCCGTGATGCAGGAGGAACTGGCCCGGACCGACGAACTGTACCGCGAGGGCGTCGCCGGTATCCGATACCTCCCCGAGGACTGCCAGTTCGGCGTGCTGCTGGCCGCCGTCCTGTACGCCGACCACCACCGGCTCATCCGTGACCGCGGGTACGACGTGCTGACGGAGACGCCGGACCTTACTCGCCGCCGGCGGCTCTGGCTACTCGCTCGGACGTGGTGGCACTGGCGGCGCAACGGCGACCCCGAAGCGACGTTTTACACCGTGAGCGCCGTCTCCGAGCGTGGTCCCGGCGAGACGCCGACAGACGCTCACAGCCACGGGCAGCCCACGTGGCGTGGATGA
- a CDS encoding transcription antitermination protein, with protein sequence MDAGATIDAVRDQTGTERDRLGSDKVLIAATDATLETKAVLTAAVTRESGLADIFGRWAAETDSDVTMQFEAAAEAAAERSARIDADAGDPDGFLGHLETVSGTAQRVGAGLIAAPLVADRFYLQVVSFFINEADERRADTFREIRQEASALDGGETALEHLSESERETAAAAAAEAIEAAYDDYAETLEAMGLDPKPVC encoded by the coding sequence ATGGACGCTGGAGCCACTATCGATGCTGTTCGCGACCAGACTGGGACGGAGCGAGACAGACTGGGCTCGGACAAAGTACTTATTGCGGCGACAGATGCGACGCTAGAGACGAAGGCAGTTCTCACAGCAGCGGTGACCCGCGAGTCAGGGCTTGCAGATATCTTCGGACGGTGGGCCGCCGAGACAGACAGCGACGTGACGATGCAGTTCGAGGCGGCCGCCGAGGCCGCGGCCGAGCGGTCGGCACGTATCGACGCAGATGCCGGTGACCCCGATGGATTCCTCGGTCACCTCGAAACCGTCAGCGGAACTGCGCAGCGCGTCGGGGCCGGCCTCATCGCCGCGCCGCTGGTCGCTGATCGGTTCTACCTGCAGGTGGTGAGCTTCTTCATCAACGAGGCGGACGAGCGGCGAGCCGATACCTTCCGCGAGATTCGACAGGAGGCGTCCGCGCTCGACGGCGGCGAAACCGCACTCGAACACCTCTCGGAATCCGAGCGCGAGACGGCAGCGGCGGCCGCGGCCGAGGCCATCGAAGCGGCGTACGACGACTACGCGGAGACGTTGGAGGCGATGGGACTGGACCCCAAACCGGTCTGCTAG
- a CDS encoding bacterio-opsin activator domain-containing protein yields MKPPETLAHSTLDTLPINIAVLDDEGTILFTNRAWREFAGDEDGEMEGTNYFATTDVDADEYAGQALGGIESVIDGEQDLFTMEYPCHSPEEKQWFLMRVAPLPDDEAGSAVVAHVDITQRKLAELAAERRSEELKAERQNLTQLVDRVDGLLKAVMGDVLTVDSREAIQQTVCDRLASVDSYQFAWVSELDLRDETLSSTALSADSPTTLSIPLDADDPVAEAARTEEMQVVTGDIDERHSRLADSDVASVAAVPLVSGESLYGVLTVYADSDDVFDPREQAVLGTIGRATAAAIDARETSRLLTADNVTELELQVTDTGVFYIDVASELGCSMEYGGSVPDGEETVMFFLVETDDPSAVCAVAADHPQVSGVSHVSTADSSALFEFTVSDPPVVSVVADRGAQTGDILVEPGKATVTVALPASMETRSVVEQVRKRYPETELLSVRERDEPPVSRQAFIANVEDRLTNRQLTALRKGFLGGFFDWPRDVSGEQLAESMDICPSTFHQHLRAGERKLLEEVFENW; encoded by the coding sequence ATGAAGCCACCAGAGACACTCGCTCACTCGACGTTGGACACGCTACCCATCAATATCGCTGTCCTCGACGACGAGGGGACGATCCTGTTTACCAACCGCGCCTGGCGGGAGTTCGCAGGCGACGAGGACGGGGAGATGGAGGGGACGAACTACTTCGCAACAACTGATGTCGACGCAGACGAGTACGCCGGGCAGGCGCTCGGCGGCATCGAGTCGGTCATCGACGGTGAGCAGGACCTGTTCACGATGGAGTATCCGTGTCACTCCCCGGAGGAGAAGCAGTGGTTCCTGATGCGGGTCGCACCGCTGCCCGACGACGAGGCCGGGAGTGCGGTCGTTGCACATGTGGATATCACACAGCGGAAGCTCGCCGAACTGGCCGCCGAACGCCGGAGCGAGGAACTCAAAGCCGAGCGCCAGAACCTCACGCAGCTTGTCGACCGAGTCGATGGGCTGCTGAAAGCGGTGATGGGCGACGTACTGACCGTCGACTCGCGCGAAGCGATCCAACAGACCGTCTGCGACCGACTGGCTTCGGTCGATTCCTACCAGTTCGCTTGGGTTTCAGAACTGGACCTGCGCGATGAGACGTTGTCGTCGACGGCGCTCTCCGCCGATAGCCCGACAACGCTGTCTATCCCGCTGGACGCCGACGACCCGGTCGCGGAGGCGGCCCGCACCGAGGAGATGCAGGTCGTGACCGGTGACATCGACGAGCGACACAGCCGGCTCGCCGACTCTGACGTCGCGTCGGTCGCGGCAGTGCCGCTTGTCTCCGGCGAATCGCTGTACGGCGTCCTCACCGTCTACGCCGACAGCGACGACGTGTTCGACCCCCGCGAACAGGCCGTCTTGGGGACCATCGGCCGGGCGACTGCGGCGGCTATCGACGCCCGCGAGACCAGTCGACTGCTGACCGCCGACAACGTCACCGAACTCGAACTGCAGGTCACTGATACAGGGGTTTTTTACATCGACGTGGCGAGCGAACTCGGCTGCTCGATGGAGTACGGCGGGAGCGTCCCTGACGGCGAGGAGACGGTGATGTTCTTCCTCGTCGAGACGGACGACCCCTCGGCGGTCTGTGCCGTCGCCGCCGATCACCCGCAGGTGTCGGGCGTTTCGCACGTCTCGACGGCGGACTCCTCGGCACTGTTCGAGTTCACCGTCTCGGACCCGCCGGTCGTCTCGGTCGTCGCCGACCGCGGAGCCCAGACGGGCGACATTCTGGTCGAACCCGGGAAGGCGACGGTTACCGTCGCGCTCCCGGCGTCGATGGAGACCCGAAGCGTAGTCGAGCAGGTCCGAAAGCGGTATCCGGAGACAGAGCTGCTCTCCGTTCGAGAACGGGACGAACCACCGGTCTCCCGACAGGCCTTCATCGCGAACGTCGAGGACCGCCTGACCAACCGCCAGCTAACGGCGCTCCGGAAAGGGTTTCTGGGCGGCTTCTTCGACTGGCCACGCGACGTGTCCGGCGAGCAACTAGCCGAGTCAATGGACATCTGCCCGTCGACGTTCCACCAGCACCTCCGTGCGGGTGAGCGAAAGCTACTGGAAGAAGTGTTTGAAAACTGGTAA
- a CDS encoding ABC transporter ATP-binding protein yields MCPPAPAIVTEGLTKRYSGVSAIEDLDLTVPRGSVFGFLGPNGAGKTSTIRILTTLTNPTSGTARVAGESVADRAAVVEHIGFLPEEPPLYDELTGREQLEYVAGLRGHEDWGRVESLLDRFDLDEDADRRVETYSKGMKQKLGLVQALLHEPEVLFLDEPTSGLDPRAARTVRDTISEVAAAETTVFLSTHILPVVEELADTVGVLYDGDLVAEGSPDDLTDSVESGSTLEDVFLDVTSEHPGER; encoded by the coding sequence ATGTGCCCTCCAGCACCCGCAATCGTCACCGAGGGGTTGACGAAGCGCTACAGCGGGGTTTCGGCGATAGAGGATCTCGACCTGACGGTTCCACGCGGGAGCGTCTTCGGCTTCCTCGGACCCAACGGCGCGGGCAAGACCTCGACGATTCGCATCCTGACGACGTTGACGAACCCAACAAGCGGCACAGCTCGGGTGGCGGGCGAGTCGGTCGCCGACCGCGCCGCAGTGGTCGAACACATCGGCTTCCTGCCGGAGGAGCCGCCGCTGTACGACGAACTCACCGGGCGCGAGCAGTTGGAGTACGTCGCCGGCCTGCGCGGCCACGAGGACTGGGGCCGCGTGGAGTCGCTGCTTGACCGGTTCGACCTCGACGAAGACGCCGACCGGCGGGTCGAAACGTACTCGAAGGGGATGAAACAGAAGCTCGGTCTGGTTCAGGCGCTGTTGCACGAGCCCGAGGTTCTCTTTCTGGACGAACCGACTTCGGGGCTGGACCCACGGGCGGCCCGGACAGTGCGTGACACCATCAGCGAGGTCGCGGCCGCGGAGACGACCGTCTTTCTCTCGACGCATATCCTCCCCGTTGTCGAGGAGTTGGCCGACACTGTCGGTGTCCTGTACGACGGGGACCTCGTCGCGGAGGGGTCTCCCGATGATCTGACCGACAGTGTTGAGTCCGGAAGCACGCTCGAAGACGTGTTCCTCGACGTGACTAGCGAGCACCCGGGTGAGCGATGA
- a CDS encoding lycopene cyclase domain-containing protein — protein sequence MLPTLTYLQFHALFVVPVVAGLALTATYRLGRRRDVLTGTAILTGLALVYTTPWDGALIRRGVWWYGDGAVLVRFWSIPLGEYLFFVLQTAAVGLWVARFRVDTERSLATPLRTRLVGLAAALAVVLFGLVLLRSDSGLYLGSLLVWSGPILAIQWLFGWHFLVGEWRTVGLATLVPTVYLCGIDSIAIRLGVWTISKQYTTGYTIPLLDLPIEEAVFFLLTTLFVVQGVVLYVWLIDRWE from the coding sequence ATGTTGCCTACTCTCACGTATCTCCAGTTTCACGCCCTTTTCGTGGTGCCGGTCGTGGCCGGACTGGCACTGACGGCGACATACCGTCTCGGACGCCGTCGAGACGTACTCACAGGAACGGCTATTCTCACGGGGTTAGCGCTCGTCTACACGACGCCGTGGGACGGCGCACTCATCCGGCGTGGCGTCTGGTGGTACGGCGACGGCGCTGTACTCGTGCGGTTCTGGTCGATTCCCCTCGGCGAATACCTCTTTTTCGTCCTGCAGACCGCAGCGGTTGGGCTGTGGGTGGCCCGGTTCCGGGTGGACACGGAGCGCTCGCTGGCGACGCCGCTACGAACGCGGCTCGTCGGGCTTGCCGCCGCGCTCGCCGTCGTTCTGTTCGGCCTCGTGCTTCTGCGCTCCGACTCGGGGCTGTATCTCGGGTCGCTGCTGGTCTGGAGTGGCCCCATTCTCGCTATTCAGTGGCTGTTCGGGTGGCACTTCCTCGTCGGCGAGTGGCGCACAGTAGGCCTCGCGACACTGGTCCCGACGGTCTATCTCTGTGGTATCGACAGCATCGCCATCCGACTCGGCGTCTGGACGATCTCGAAACAGTACACGACCGGGTACACGATTCCCCTGCTCGACCTGCCGATCGAGGAGGCCGTCTTCTTCCTGTTGACGACGCTGTTCGTCGTACAGGGGGTCGTACTCTACGTCTGGCTCATCGACAGATGGGAGTGA